In Panicum virgatum strain AP13 chromosome 4N, P.virgatum_v5, whole genome shotgun sequence, a single window of DNA contains:
- the LOC120670112 gene encoding probable glutathione S-transferase DHAR2, chloroplastic: MAVLLRGTSAAAAATADPSSALLATTFRRARGCGLLLPAAPRLRRAFAARASAQPLEVCAKESITVPGRLGDCPFTQRVLLTIEQKHLPYDLKLVDLANKPDWLFEINPEGKVPIVKVEDKWIADSDVITQALEEKYPEPSLATPADKASIGSKIFSTFIGFLKSKDPSDGTERALLDELTSFDTYLKDNGPFINGGAVSAADLSLGPKLYHMEIALGHYKSWSVPDSLSHVKQYMKSIFSMDSFVKTQALQEDVIAGWRPKVMG, translated from the exons ATggccgtcctcctccgcggcacgtccgccgctgccgccgcgaccGCGGACCCCTCCTCGGCGCTCCTCGCCACCACCttccgccgcgcccgcggctGCGGGCTGCTCCTGCCTGCCGCGCCGCGGCTCCGCCGCGCGTTCGCGGCCCGCGCCTCGGCGCAGCCGCTCGAGGTCTGCGCGAAGGAGTCCATCACCGTCCCGGGCCGCCTAGGCGACT GTCCGTTCACACAAAGGGTTTTGTTGACAATAGAGCAGAAGCATCTTCCATATGATCTAAAGCTAGTTGATCTAGCTAATAAACCAGATTG GTTATTTGAAATTAATCCAGAAGGTAAGGTGCCTATTGTGAAGGTTGAGGACAAATGGATAGCTGATTCTGATGTTATAACACAAGCATTAGAGGAGAAGTACCCTGAACCATCCTTGGCAACTCCAGCAGACAAAGCTTCAAT AGGGTCAAAAATATTTTCCACCTTCATCGGTTTCCTCAAAAGCAAAGATCCTAGTGATGGAACAGAACGGGCACTACTTGATGAGCTGACTTCGTTTGATACTTATCTGAAGGATAAT GGTCCATTTATTAATGGCGGAGCAGTTTCTGCTGCTGATCTCTCTCTGGGTCCTAAACTATATCACATGGAGATAGCTCTGGGTCACTACAAGAGTTGGTCTGTTCCAGATTCACTTTCACATGTAAAACAATACATGAAG TCAATTTTCTCAATGGATTCTTTTGTCAAAACTCAAGCTCTGCAGGAGGATGTAATTGCTGGATGGCGCCCAAAAGTCATGGGTTAA
- the LOC120670074 gene encoding probable auxin efflux carrier component 1c: MITGTDFYHVMTAMVPLYVAMVLAYGSVRWWRIFTPDQCSGINRFVALFAVPLLSFHFISTNNPYTMNLRFIAADTLQKLIVLALLTAWSYFSHRGCLEWTITLFSLSTLPNTLVMGIPLLKGMYGDFSGSLMVQIVVLQCIIWYTLMLFMFEYRGARILITEQFPDTAGAIASIVVDPDVVSLDGRNDAIETEAEVKEDGKIHVTVRRSNASRSDIYSRRSMGFSGTTPRPSNLTNAEIYSLQSSRNPTPRGSSFNHTDFYSMVGRSSNFAAGDAFGVRTGATPRPSNYEEDAPGKPNKYGQYPAPNPAMAAPAKGPKKAANGQAKGEDGKDLHMFVWSSSASPVSDVFGNGNAEYNDAAAVKEVRMAVASPRKVAADGRKERSEDFAERDDFSFGNRGGAERDAEAGDEKAAVAGQGGNAGAGAPAAMPPTSVMTRLILIMVWRKLIRNPNTYSSLIGLIWSLVCFRWNFEMPAIILKSISILSDAGLGMAMFSLGLFMALQPRIIACGNKVATFAMAVRFLTGPAVMAAASFAVGLRGTLLHVAIVQAALPQGIVPFVFAKEYGVHPDILSTAVIFGMLIALPITLVYYILLGL, from the exons ATGATCACCGGCACCGACTTCTACCACGTGATGACGGCCATGGTGCCGCTCTACGTCGCCATGGTCCTGGCGTACGGCTCCGTCCGGTGGTGGCGCATCTTCACCCCGGACCAGTGCTCCGGGATCAACCGCTTCGTGGCGCTCTTCGCGGTGCCGCTGCTCTCCTTCCACTTCATCTCCACCAACAACCCCTACaccatgaacctccgcttcatCGCCGCCGACACGCTCCAGAAGCTCATCGTCCTCGCGCTGCTCACCGCCTGGAGCTACTTCTCCCACCGGGGCTGCCTCGAGTGGACCATCacgctcttctccctctccacgcTGCCCAACACGCTGGTCATGGGCATCCCGCTGCTCAAGGGCATGTACGGCGACTTCTCCGGCAGCCTCATGGTGCAGATCGTCGTGCTCCAGTGCATCATCTGGTACACGCTCATGCTCTTCATGTTCGAGTACCGCGGCGCCAGGATCCTCATCACCGAGCAGTTCCCCGACACCGCCGGCGCCATCGCCTCCATCGTCGTCGACCCCGACGTCGTCTCGCTCGACGGCCGGAACGACGCCATCGAGACGGAGGCCGAGGTCAAGGAGGACGGCAAGATTCACGTCACCGTGCGCCGCTCCAACGCCTCGCGCTCCGACATCTACTCGCGCCGCTCCATGGGCTTCTCCGGCACCACGCCGCGCCCCAGCAACCTGACCAACGCCGAGATCTACTCGCTGCAGTCGTCGCGGAACCCCACGCCGCGGGGCTCCAGCTTCAACCACACCGACTTCTACTCCATGGTCGGCCGCAGCTCCAACTTCGCCGCCGGGGACGCCTTCGGGGTGCGCACCGGCGCCACGCCCAGGCCGTCCAACTACGAGGAGGACGCGCCGGGGAAGCCCAACAAGTACGGCCAGTACCCGGCGCCCAacccggccatggcggcgccggccaaGGGGCCCAAGAAGGCGGCCAACGGGCAGGCCAAGGGCGAGGACGGCAAGGACCTGCACATGTTCGTCTGGAGCTCCAGCGCGTCGCCCGTCTCCGACGTGTTCGGCaacggcaacgccgagtacaacgacgccgccgccgtcaaggaGGTCCGCATGGCCGTTGCCTCCCCGCGGAAAG TTGCGGCggacgggaggaaggagaggagcgAGGACTTCGCGGAGCGCGACGACTTCAGCTTCGGGAACCGGGGCGGAGCGGAGAGGGAcgcggaggccggcgacgagaaggcggcggtggccgggcaGGGGGGGAATGCCGGCGCGGGGGCGCCCGCGGCGATGCCGCCGACGAGCGTGATGACGCGGCTCATCCTCATCATGGTGTGGCGCAAGCTGATCCGCAACCCCAACACCTACTCCAGCCTCATCGGCCTCATCTGGTCGCTCGTCTGCTTCCG GTGGAACTTCGAGATGCCGGCGATCATCCTCAAGTCCATCTCGATCCTCTCCGACGCCGGCCTCGGCATGGCCATGTTCAGCCTCG GGCTGTTCATGGCGCTGCAGCCGCGGATCATCGCGTGCGGGAACAAGGTGGCAACGTTCGCCATGGCCGTGCGGTTCCTGACCGGCCCGGCCgtcatggccgccgcctccttcgccgTCGGCCTCCGCGGCACGCTCCTCCACGTCGCCATCGTCCAg GCAGCGCTGCCGCAGGGAATTGTCCCCTTCGTCTTCGCCAAAGAGTACGGCGTGCACCCTGACATCCTCAGCACGGC GGTCATCTTCGGCATGCTCATCGCGCTGCCCATCACGCTCGTCTACTACATCCTGCTGGGGCTGTGA
- the LOC120669123 gene encoding uncharacterized protein LOC120669123 has product MSVHWPGNSLAVPPEWKLTGGNGQQIVGMMERSSSSLSPLSESATLLLPPAATSAPTSRAPPPHHLPYSHAAAGQPPREAGAGILPTPSLLPASARSRPASRAETASHRGPPPTARPPPSAGSHAGLPRGEAAARAEVVMALLLLLLLLALAARADDDGGGDSEAAAVLPAEAEAGVWRAHPAPTAAGCSGPGVHSCALASEVADAHLHPLQAPLVVGHERRR; this is encoded by the exons ATGTCTGTCCACTGGCCGGGCAACAGTTTGGCCGTGCCGCCAGAGTGGAAGCTGACAGGAGGAAACGGGCAGCAGATCGTCGGCATGATGGAAAG ATCCTCCTCATCTCTTTCACCTCTTTCTGAATCCGCCACGCTGCTCCTACCGCCGGCAGCCACTTCTGCCCCGACgtccagagcgccgccgccccatcaCCTGCCCTacagccatgccgccgccgggcagCCACCGCGGGAGGCTGGGGCCGGGATCCTGCCTACGCCCAGCCTGCTGCCGGCGAGCGCTCGCAGCCGACCGGCCTCCCGCGCCGAGACCGCCTCCCATCGAGGGCCGCCTCCCACGGCGAGGCCACCTCCTAGCGCCGGCTCCCATGCTGGGCTGCCTCGCGGCGaggccgccgcacgcgccgaggTCGTGATGGCGCTGCTGCTACTACTCCTGCTGCTCGCGCTCGCTGCACGCGCTGACGATGATGGCGGCGGTGATtccgaggccgcggcggtgtTGCCGGCAGAGGCGGAGGCCGGGGTGTGGAGGGCGCACCCTgctcccaccgccgccggatGCTCCGGCCCCGGCGTCCATAGCTGCGCGCTCGCCTCAGAGGTCGCCGACGCACACCTCCACCCTTTGCAAGCTCCTCTCGTGGTGGgacacgagcggcggcggtag